Proteins encoded together in one Amblyomma americanum isolate KBUSLIRL-KWMA chromosome 1, ASM5285725v1, whole genome shotgun sequence window:
- the LOC144114153 gene encoding uncharacterized protein LOC144114153 isoform X1, protein MAALVNVASGSVTAPVAAWHAVVVACVRAVRTANASKVAASCFWLPDTLLLEPNMLRETPLSMNLVPVVSSRSLKKRNTSSTTAWFSSMLALEDPTSPQTMLLLGLWRWYHLC, encoded by the coding sequence ATGGCCGCGCTGGTCAACGTGGCAAGCGGGTCGGTCACAGCCCCAGTCGCCGCCTGGCACGCCGTTGTCGTCGCCTGCGTCCGCGCCGTCCGCACAGCCAACGCATCGAAGGTAGCCGCCTCGTGCTTCTGGCTGCCGGACACGCTGCTGCTCGAGCCCAACATGTTGCGAGAGACCCCGCTGTCGATGAATCTGGTGCCCGTGGTGTCCTCCAGGTCTCTGAAGAAGCGGAACACCTCGTCGACCACCGCCTGGTTCTCTTCCATGCTGGCTCTCGAGGACCCCACCTCGCCACAGACCATGCTGCTTTTAGGTCTGTGGCGCTGGTACCACCTGTGCTGA